ACTTGCTTACCTGAATTCAATTTCAAAACTGGAAAATTATGTGGATAGTGTAGCAGAGAAAAAGAATATTCCTATAAATGATAACCTGGCTTTTATGGAAGTAATGGCGAATACCATAAGAGAAAGATTTTATCATGGATTTTCGCACTATACTTTAAATGAAAATTGGATAGCGGCAGTTTCTGGTAAATATATTTGGTATAACCTTGCATGTATAGTTAACCCTGAAGAAATCATGAAACACGATTATGCTGCTTGCTCTCAGCAGGCGCTGGTTGTGATATCAATACTAAGACATAAAAAGATTCCTTACCGCACAGTTCTCTTTCCACATCATTATGCACTGGAAATAAATATTAATGAGCATTGGTATTATTTTGACACCAATCTTGAGCCTAAGATCTATGGCGAGCAACGGTCGGCGGAAAAATGGAACGACTCGAACGATAGCATAAAACAATATTACACTTGGTTGAATCGCGGTAATGGTTGGTTAGATACAACATTTGGCGTACATCAGAAAACTCAATATGGACCTGTAAATAATATACCGGCCCGGCATGCAAAACTTTTCCATTTAAGTACCAAGATCATTTCAAAAACAGCATGGTTGCTGCCTTTGCTATTTATTTTTTTCTTAGAAAGAAGACAAACTAAAAGAGCAGATTTTTCTGTTGAATAACATCTCTTCCCTGGAATTTTTTCTTTACACTTTATGCGAAATAAAAATCTAATTTTATTTCATGAACCCTTTTATACAAAGTAAGCTTCCTACTATTGGCACTACTATATTTACAGTAATGACTTCTTTGGCTGCGGAGTATAGATCTGTTAACCTGGGGCAGGGCTTCCCTGATTTTGAAATGAGTGAGCAACTGGTTGAGTTGGTAAATACCGCCATGAAAAAAGGGAACAATCAATATGTACATATGAATGGCTTACAGCTGTTACGGGAACGCATATCCGAAAAAATACATACCCTTTATAACACTTCCATCGACCCGGATAAAGAAATCACCATAACTCCGGGTGGTACTTATGCTATTTACACCGCACTAACAACTGTACTGCAACCTGGCGATGAGGTAATTGTTTTTGAACCCGCATACGACAGCTATATCCCTAACATTGTAATAAATGGCGCAATTCCGGTTTTGATTCCCCTCATCCACCCTGAATATAAGATTGACTGGCAGTTAGTGAGAAATAAGATATCGCCCAAAACAAAAATGATAATGCTGAATACGCCACATAACCCTACCGGCAGTATTTTAAGTAAAGAAGATATTGAACAATTGCGCAGTATTGTTAATGACACTAATATTTTTATTTTGAGTGATGAAGTGTACGAACACTTGATATTTGATGGCAAGCAACATGAAAGCATGTTGCGTTATCCTGATCTATTGGAACGAAGCTTTATTTGTTTTTCGTTTGGTAAAACCTACCACTGCACCGGATGGAAATTGGGGTATTGCATTGCGCCTGCATCATTAATGAAAGAATTCAGGAAAGTACATCAGTTCAATTGCTTTAGTTGTAATAGCCCAGCACAATTTGCCTTGGCTGAATTTTTACAACAGAAAGAAGCGTATTTGCAGGTAGGAAAATTGCTTCAACAAAAAAGAGATCATTTCCAAGGCCTGATGCAGCAAACAAAATTCAAAGCATTACCTTCTTACGGCAGTTATTTTCAATTGTACGATTACAGTAACATTAGCAATGAAAAAGAAAATGACTTTGCAGTTCGGTTAACGAAAGAATATGGTGTCACAGTAATTCCGGTTTCAGCCTTTTATCAAACTGAAACCAATAATAATGTAGTGCGATTCTGTTTTGCCAAAAAGAACACAACATTGGAAGAAGCCGTTAACAAATTGATTACAATATAGAAATTTTCGTTGTGCTTCTTCTCCTCCTTTGTTGGAAAAATCAAGATATCTCTTTTAAAAGGCATCCTTTTTTTGTAACTTTAAGAGAACTAAAAACTTGGTTATGAAAACGATTCTTGCGCCTGTAGATTTTTCAGATGCAGCCTTCAATGCAGCTGAATTTGCAGGAAACCTGGCGTCTTTTTATGGTGCTGATCTATGGTTATACCACGCTTACGAGTTACCGGTTTCCATTTCAGAATATGTTTTTCCAATAATGGGCAGCGAAGAAATGCAATTAGCTGCGGAACATGAGCTACAGACATTTGTCGATGATATACATGATAAGCTAAGGTTCCCCATCACTATAAAAACTAAAACAGAGATGAGCGTTCTACGTGATGGCTTGAACAATCTTGCAGAAAACATAAAACCTGATATTATTGTAATGGGTTTAACGGGTAAAACAGAATTTGAAAAATTATTAGTAGGAAGCAACACGATCAAAGCCATTCATTATCTAAAATTCCCTGTATTGGTTGTTCCTTATATGGCAACGTTTACGCCTGTACGAAAAATAGGTTTTGCCTGCGATTATGAAAAAGTATTGGAGAACACTCCAATAGATGTGCTTGGAAAAATTGTAAAAGATTTTAATGCTGAGCTGCATGTAATGGATGTGCATCCTAAAGATAAATTATACAAGCCCGCAGAAATTACAGAAGGGTTATTGATAAGTGAAAAACTGAAGGAATTTAAACCTGAATATCATACAATAGAATCGAATGATGTTACAGAAGGAATAAACTGGTTTGCTGAAAGGACAAGACTGGATTGGATTGTAGCTATTCCTAAAAAACACAATTTGGCAGACAAACTATTTAAAAGAAGCCATACTGCACACTTGCTACATCATACGCATGTACCGGTATTATGTATGCATGAATGATGCTATTGTTATAAAGAGATGAAATAAGAATAATCTCCACTGCCTTTTGATATAAAAAAGAACGACCAAACTTTATTTCGCTTAAATAATAGATACGTCAAAACGGTTTCTCCTAAAAGGACACCATAAATATTTTTATTGCTTTTGCCGCCAAACACCTGCTTCTGTTTTGCTTCAATTGTATCGTATTGAACAATTTTAATTTTATCTAAATTTTGGCCGGCAAGTAACGTATCCAATTCTTTTTTAGTTTCTACAACAAAATATTTTAATATACTATTTACAGTATCAGCGTTATTTCCGCGATGGTAAATCGGTGGCATGTAGTTTTTTAAGTTTTCTACAGATGAATCCAACAACAAATTTGTAATAAAAGCTTTACCTGTTTTTATTCTG
The Ferruginibacter albus DNA segment above includes these coding regions:
- a CDS encoding methionine aminotransferase, with translation MNPFIQSKLPTIGTTIFTVMTSLAAEYRSVNLGQGFPDFEMSEQLVELVNTAMKKGNNQYVHMNGLQLLRERISEKIHTLYNTSIDPDKEITITPGGTYAIYTALTTVLQPGDEVIVFEPAYDSYIPNIVINGAIPVLIPLIHPEYKIDWQLVRNKISPKTKMIMLNTPHNPTGSILSKEDIEQLRSIVNDTNIFILSDEVYEHLIFDGKQHESMLRYPDLLERSFICFSFGKTYHCTGWKLGYCIAPASLMKEFRKVHQFNCFSCNSPAQFALAEFLQQKEAYLQVGKLLQQKRDHFQGLMQQTKFKALPSYGSYFQLYDYSNISNEKENDFAVRLTKEYGVTVIPVSAFYQTETNNNVVRFCFAKKNTTLEEAVNKLITI
- a CDS encoding universal stress protein encodes the protein MKTILAPVDFSDAAFNAAEFAGNLASFYGADLWLYHAYELPVSISEYVFPIMGSEEMQLAAEHELQTFVDDIHDKLRFPITIKTKTEMSVLRDGLNNLAENIKPDIIVMGLTGKTEFEKLLVGSNTIKAIHYLKFPVLVVPYMATFTPVRKIGFACDYEKVLENTPIDVLGKIVKDFNAELHVMDVHPKDKLYKPAEITEGLLISEKLKEFKPEYHTIESNDVTEGINWFAERTRLDWIVAIPKKHNLADKLFKRSHTAHLLHHTHVPVLCMHE